TTGATCTTTTCCGGGCGCATCGAGAACCAGCCCTTCTGGCCGACGGTCAGACCGTCGCGGGCCAGGGCCTTCATTTCCCCGCAGCCGTTGATGGCGATGGTCATGGTGCCATCACCGTGCAGGGCGACGATCTCGCTGGCCAGCACGTTGCACTGACCGATAAAGTCGGCCACGAAGCGGTTGTTCGGGTACGAATAGATGGTTTCCGGGATGTCGAGCTGTTCGACCTTGCCGGCGTTCATCACCGCGATCCGGTGCGACAGCGCCAGCGCCTCGCCCTGATCGTGGGTCACGTAGACGAAGGTCACGCCGACTTCCTTCTGCAGGTCGATCAGTTCGATCTGCATCTGCTCGCGCAGCTTGGCGTCCAGTGCGGACAGCGGCTCGTCGAGCAGCAGCAGGCGCGGACGGTCGACCAGGGCACGGGCGATCGCCACGCGCTGACGCTGGCCACCGGACAGCTCGTGCGGGAAACGGGCGCCAAACTGGGTCAGGCGCACGTCCTCCAGCAGTTCGTCGACCTGGGCCTGCAGCTTGTCGGCCGGCCACTTGGCCATCTTGAGCGGAAAGGCGATGTTGTCGCGCACCGTCATGTGCGGAAACAGCGCATAACTCTGGAACACGGTATGCACCGGGCGCTTTTCCGGCGGCACGGTCGACACATCCTGGCCGTCGAGCAGGATCTGCCCGGCATCGGGTTGTTCAAAGCCCGCGAGCATCCTCAGCAAGGTGGTCTTGCCACATCCCGACGGACCCAGCAGCGTGAAGAATTCGCCCGCTTCCACCGAGATGCTGACGCCATTGACTGCAGTAAAGTCGCCAAACCGTTTGACGACGTTGCGGATCTCAAGCAGAGCCATGTTTTCCCCCGCCCAAAAAGGTCGAAATTGTAGGCAAAAACCCCCGCGGATGAAACCGCAAATTTATTGCAATTCCATTGATTTACACTTTATTTTCCCATTACCCCATGGATTCGCACATTTTTCCTGCCGCGACACCCTGCCGGACGACGCCAGAGCACGAATCGCAGGCCGGAAATGCACGGCGTGCTCAGCCCTTTTCGTACAGCGGCCGGCCCGCCTCGATC
This window of the Microvirgula aerodenitrificans DSM 15089 genome carries:
- a CDS encoding ABC transporter ATP-binding protein, giving the protein MALLEIRNVVKRFGDFTAVNGVSISVEAGEFFTLLGPSGCGKTTLLRMLAGFEQPDAGQILLDGQDVSTVPPEKRPVHTVFQSYALFPHMTVRDNIAFPLKMAKWPADKLQAQVDELLEDVRLTQFGARFPHELSGGQRQRVAIARALVDRPRLLLLDEPLSALDAKLREQMQIELIDLQKEVGVTFVYVTHDQGEALALSHRIAVMNAGKVEQLDIPETIYSYPNNRFVADFIGQCNVLASEIVALHGDGTMTIAINGCGEMKALARDGLTVGQKGWFSMRPEKIKLDRELPGGVDGEAHFKGRVHDCLYLGDVTIYIVEVGDGVKIEAMLPNSAPGLAKLFDDDDPVEITWRYDAGSFLAE